In one window of Nocardiopsis aegyptia DNA:
- a CDS encoding CitMHS family transporter — MLTAMGFATIGVVLVLLLSNRVSAVVALIGVPVAAALVAGFSPAEIGTFAGDGITGVATTAAMFVFAILYFGVMSDAGLFAPVVRRVLRFAGSNPVTIAVATVVLAMATHLDGAGATTFLITIPAMIPLYDALGMRRVVLAALTGLGAGVMNLMPWGGPTARAATATGVPANELWIPLIPAQAVGVLACLAIAFLIGHRERARLAAVATGTEGETVPAGAGAGAGAGASAVAGAGATAGPRPASAGGDGSGTAPGPVEDSEAALLRRPRVYWFNVALTVATVAALIAGVMPPELLFMLALVIALVVNYPGLSAQTERVNAHARGAMLMASTLLAAGVFLGVMENSGMIEAMATALTGAMPAAIGPGLPLFVGVLAVPLSLLFGPDAYYFAVMPVLSAVGATFGVGAESIAQASIIGEETVGFPISPMTGSFYLLTGLAGVPIGAHIRFLLPWAWLVSLIMLAIALATGVIPLWAG; from the coding sequence ATGCTGACCGCCATGGGCTTCGCCACGATCGGCGTCGTACTCGTCCTACTGCTGTCCAACCGCGTGAGCGCGGTCGTCGCGCTCATCGGAGTCCCCGTCGCGGCCGCGCTGGTCGCCGGATTCTCCCCGGCCGAGATCGGCACGTTCGCCGGTGACGGCATCACCGGGGTGGCCACCACCGCGGCCATGTTCGTCTTCGCGATCCTCTACTTCGGGGTCATGAGCGACGCCGGCCTCTTCGCCCCCGTCGTGCGGCGCGTGCTGCGCTTCGCCGGGAGCAACCCGGTCACCATCGCGGTCGCCACCGTCGTCCTGGCCATGGCCACCCACCTCGACGGGGCGGGCGCCACCACGTTCCTCATCACGATCCCGGCGATGATCCCCCTCTACGACGCGCTGGGCATGCGCAGGGTCGTCCTCGCGGCGCTCACCGGCCTGGGCGCGGGCGTCATGAACCTCATGCCCTGGGGCGGACCGACCGCGCGCGCCGCGACCGCCACCGGTGTCCCGGCCAACGAGCTGTGGATCCCGCTCATCCCCGCGCAGGCGGTCGGCGTCCTGGCCTGCCTGGCCATCGCCTTCCTCATCGGCCACCGCGAACGGGCCCGCCTGGCCGCCGTGGCGACCGGGACCGAGGGCGAGACCGTTCCCGCCGGTGCCGGTGCCGGTGCCGGTGCCGGTGCGTCGGCCGTCGCCGGGGCGGGTGCGACCGCCGGGCCGCGGCCGGCCTCCGCGGGCGGGGACGGGAGCGGCACCGCGCCCGGTCCGGTCGAGGACTCCGAGGCGGCGCTGCTGCGCCGGCCCCGTGTGTACTGGTTCAACGTCGCGCTCACCGTCGCCACCGTGGCCGCGCTCATCGCCGGTGTGATGCCGCCCGAACTGCTCTTCATGCTGGCCCTGGTCATCGCGCTGGTCGTCAACTACCCGGGGCTGTCGGCGCAGACCGAGCGCGTCAACGCCCACGCACGCGGCGCGATGCTCATGGCGAGCACCCTCCTGGCGGCCGGGGTCTTCCTCGGGGTCATGGAGAACAGCGGCATGATCGAGGCGATGGCCACCGCCCTGACCGGCGCGATGCCCGCCGCGATCGGCCCCGGACTGCCGCTGTTCGTCGGCGTGCTGGCCGTGCCGCTGAGCCTGCTCTTCGGACCGGACGCGTACTACTTCGCGGTCATGCCCGTGCTGTCGGCGGTGGGCGCGACCTTCGGTGTCGGCGCGGAGAGCATCGCGCAGGCCTCGATCATCGGCGAGGAGACCGTCGGCTTCCCGATCAGCCCGATGACCGGTTCGTTCTACCTGCTCACCGGCCTGGCGGGCG
- a CDS encoding NADP-dependent oxidoreductase, whose amino-acid sequence MTEQMRIVQQRTLGGPEVLEVARVPVPDLGATRILVRVHAAGVNPVDWKLRQHGYWLTPPFSQGFDVSGVVVAVSQGSSRFAVGDEVYGMPNYPDVPDAYADYVAAPARRFSRKPVGLDHTEAAALPLASLTAWQALVDTAAVAAGQRVLVHAAAGGVGHLAVQIAKARGAHVIGTASAAKHTMLRELGADELVDYTSTDFTETVGRVDVVLDPIGGDYLERSLRVLRPDGWYVGVSNPLEQETIVEAADAAGVRGATVCVEPDHVQLDGITALAEAGKLRPVVSETFPLEAAAKAHEHSQTGRTAGKVVLTMT is encoded by the coding sequence ATGACAGAGCAGATGAGAATCGTTCAGCAGCGGACACTGGGTGGTCCAGAGGTCCTGGAGGTCGCCCGGGTGCCCGTGCCCGACCTGGGCGCGACCCGGATCCTCGTCCGCGTGCACGCCGCCGGCGTCAACCCGGTCGACTGGAAGCTTCGCCAGCACGGGTACTGGCTCACACCCCCCTTCTCCCAGGGGTTCGACGTCTCGGGGGTGGTCGTGGCCGTCTCCCAGGGGTCGAGCCGGTTCGCGGTCGGCGACGAGGTCTACGGGATGCCGAACTATCCGGACGTGCCCGACGCCTACGCCGACTACGTCGCCGCTCCGGCCCGGCGCTTCTCCCGCAAGCCCGTCGGACTCGACCACACCGAGGCCGCCGCCCTGCCGCTGGCCTCGCTCACCGCCTGGCAGGCGCTGGTCGACACCGCCGCGGTGGCGGCGGGCCAGCGCGTCCTGGTGCACGCCGCCGCCGGCGGGGTGGGCCACCTGGCCGTGCAGATCGCCAAGGCCAGGGGCGCCCACGTCATCGGTACCGCCAGCGCCGCCAAGCACACGATGCTGCGCGAGCTCGGCGCGGACGAGCTCGTCGACTACACCAGCACCGACTTCACCGAGACGGTCGGTCGGGTCGACGTGGTGCTCGACCCCATCGGCGGCGACTACCTGGAGCGGTCGCTGCGCGTCCTGCGGCCGGACGGGTGGTACGTCGGCGTGTCCAATCCCCTCGAACAGGAGACCATCGTCGAGGCGGCCGACGCGGCGGGCGTCCGCGGCGCCACCGTCTGCGTCGAGCCCGACCACGTCCAGTTGGACGGGATCACCGCGCTCGCCGAGGCGGGGAAGCTGCGCCCGGTCGTGAGCGAGACGTTTCCGTTGGAGGCCGCCGCCAAGGCGCACGAACACAGCCAGACCGGACGCACCGCGGGCAAGGTCGTCCTCACCATGACCTGA
- a CDS encoding LysR family transcriptional regulator encodes MDLSLRQLSVHVAVARTGSFTEAARDLRVAQSSLSRTVLGMERALGVRLFDRTTRRVVCTPEGDELLAVAERVLAVHRAEMTGLERFLGGSRGTVTVATLPSVAASLLPPVIARFRERAPEVDVRILDGMSRTALERLVAGECDLALAVAESVPEDLRARALFQDRFYAVLPSGHRWAGSDRLRWRDLAEERFIAIGTDSSVRAGTEFGFARAGVRPARTIEAGTVSTVGGLLAADLGVSALPSLVGALMSFADHVRVPLVEPVVDRRLSVVTHRYRRLAPAAQALLRLLGDLRAQGHPLPEEVSWAGGAG; translated from the coding sequence ATGGACCTCTCCCTGCGGCAGCTGTCCGTCCACGTCGCCGTGGCCCGGACCGGAAGTTTCACCGAGGCCGCCCGTGACCTGCGGGTGGCCCAGTCCTCGCTGAGCCGGACCGTGCTGGGGATGGAGCGCGCGCTGGGCGTCCGACTCTTCGACCGGACGACCCGCCGCGTGGTCTGCACGCCCGAGGGCGACGAACTGCTGGCCGTCGCCGAACGCGTGCTGGCGGTCCACCGGGCGGAGATGACGGGGTTGGAGCGCTTCCTGGGCGGGTCCCGGGGCACGGTGACGGTGGCGACGCTGCCGTCGGTGGCCGCGTCCCTGCTCCCGCCGGTCATCGCCCGCTTTCGCGAGAGGGCTCCGGAGGTGGACGTGCGCATCCTCGACGGGATGTCGCGGACGGCACTGGAGCGGCTGGTGGCGGGCGAGTGCGACCTCGCGCTGGCCGTGGCGGAGAGCGTTCCCGAGGACCTGCGCGCCCGGGCGCTGTTCCAGGACCGCTTCTACGCCGTCCTGCCGAGCGGCCACCGGTGGGCGGGCAGCGACCGCCTGCGCTGGCGCGACCTGGCCGAGGAGCGCTTCATCGCGATCGGCACCGACTCCAGCGTGCGCGCGGGGACCGAGTTCGGGTTCGCGCGCGCCGGGGTGCGCCCGGCCCGCACGATCGAGGCGGGCACCGTGTCCACGGTCGGAGGTCTGCTGGCCGCCGACCTGGGGGTGTCGGCCCTGCCCTCCCTGGTGGGCGCCCTCATGAGCTTCGCCGACCACGTCCGGGTGCCGCTGGTGGAACCGGTGGTCGACCGGCGGCTGAGCGTGGTCACCCACCGGTACCGGCGGCTGGCCCCGGCCGCGCAGGCACTGCTGCGGCTCCTGGGCGACCTGCGCGCACAGGGGCACCCCCTGCCCGAGGAGGTCTCCTGGGCCGGGGGTGCCGGGTGA
- a CDS encoding GPGG-motif small membrane protein: MGTLLLILGIILIVAGVLGLLRGQMLWGIVAIVVGLILAPGGYFGF, translated from the coding sequence ATGGGTACTTTGCTACTGATTCTCGGCATCATCCTCATCGTCGCCGGTGTTCTGGGTCTCCTGCGGGGGCAGATGCTCTGGGGTATCGTCGCGATCGTCGTCGGGCTCATCCTCGCCCCCGGTGGGTACTTCGGCTTCTGA
- a CDS encoding winged helix-turn-helix transcriptional regulator, whose amino-acid sequence MYTTPELREHGGADAYLRNCVSREVLDLLSSKWVCLVVGALADGPLRFGALRRRLDGITQKMLTQTLRELERAGLVDRRVFATTPPQVEYSLTPLTRDLVVLMEAFRVWAEQHGEEIREARERYDARAAEPRRVVSTP is encoded by the coding sequence ATGTATACCACCCCTGAACTGCGAGAGCATGGCGGAGCGGACGCCTACTTGCGCAACTGCGTCTCCCGTGAGGTCCTCGACCTGTTGTCGAGCAAGTGGGTGTGCCTCGTCGTGGGCGCGCTCGCGGACGGACCGCTGCGCTTCGGGGCGCTGCGACGCCGCCTCGACGGCATCACGCAGAAGATGCTCACCCAGACCCTCCGCGAGTTGGAGCGCGCCGGCCTGGTGGACCGCCGGGTCTTCGCCACCACCCCACCGCAGGTGGAGTACTCGCTGACACCGCTGACACGGGACCTGGTGGTGCTCATGGAGGCCTTCCGGGTGTGGGCGGAGCAGCACGGGGAGGAGATCCGCGAAGCCCGCGAACGCTACGACGCACGCGCGGCCGAACCGCGGCGCGTAGTGAGCACGCCGTAG
- the thyX gene encoding FAD-dependent thymidylate synthase yields MKKVEPQVRLVARPQVDYDVIADYLKEVGGQAWLERFDRGDLDLHLNDAQNLAEFAGRLCYRSWEPGLNPNVTRVRKDQDAYLGNILASLHGSVLEHISFSFVLHNVSRVLTHELIRHRPGVAVSQESLRFVRLSDLPFWFPDWAEEDPELMERATAMLQQMEEFQLWMADHFGLDDDGVKFAEKKHKTSFMRRFAPEGVATGLVWTANVRTLRHTLEARTAPGAEEEIRLLFHRIGETLKEEAPALFGDYVVEDGAWVPQYRKV; encoded by the coding sequence GTGAAGAAGGTCGAGCCGCAGGTACGTCTGGTAGCGCGTCCGCAGGTGGACTACGACGTGATCGCCGACTACCTCAAGGAGGTCGGCGGGCAGGCGTGGCTGGAGCGGTTCGACCGCGGCGACCTGGACCTGCACCTCAACGACGCGCAGAACCTCGCAGAGTTCGCCGGGCGGCTGTGCTACCGCTCCTGGGAGCCCGGCCTGAACCCGAACGTCACGCGGGTGCGCAAGGACCAGGACGCCTACCTCGGCAACATCCTGGCCAGCCTGCACGGATCCGTCCTGGAGCACATCAGCTTCAGCTTCGTGCTGCACAACGTCTCGCGCGTGCTGACCCACGAGCTCATCCGGCACCGGCCCGGCGTGGCCGTCTCCCAGGAGTCGCTGCGCTTCGTGCGCCTGAGCGACCTGCCGTTCTGGTTCCCGGACTGGGCCGAGGAGGACCCCGAGCTGATGGAGCGCGCCACCGCGATGCTCCAGCAGATGGAGGAGTTCCAGCTCTGGATGGCCGACCACTTCGGCCTGGACGACGACGGCGTGAAGTTCGCCGAGAAGAAGCACAAGACGTCGTTCATGCGCCGCTTCGCCCCCGAGGGCGTGGCCACCGGCCTGGTGTGGACCGCCAACGTGCGCACCCTGCGGCACACCCTGGAGGCCCGCACCGCGCCGGGCGCCGAGGAGGAGATCCGCCTGCTCTTCCACCGCATCGGCGAGACCCTCAAGGAGGAGGCCCCGGCCCTGTTCGGCGACTACGTCGTCGAGGACGGCGCCTGGGTCCCGCAGTACCGCAAGGTCTGA